One segment of Metallosphaera cuprina Ar-4 DNA contains the following:
- a CDS encoding metallophosphoesterase, whose protein sequence is MKPLLRLGNKTKVAYIGDTHGAYNVTKYVFDNFSDFDSIVFLGDYVDREPYGLENLEIILDKFLENPDKVIVLRGNHESPLTNDYYGFKEEVEEKLDEQSYNSFVDMFAVMPYAAVINDYLCVHGGIARELKSLQQIEELPKPDVMPENEIAFELLWNDPREELEGFVPNIRGEGTYFYGNDVTLDFLKNNSLKGIIRGHEVADGFRLEMNERIITVFSSRYHKMRAGILIQENGEFKQVFLDEKFLFDGERS, encoded by the coding sequence ATGAAGCCTCTCTTGAGGTTAGGCAACAAAACTAAAGTAGCGTATATAGGCGACACTCACGGGGCTTACAACGTTACTAAATACGTCTTTGACAACTTCTCAGATTTCGATAGCATAGTGTTCCTAGGTGATTACGTTGATAGAGAACCTTACGGACTTGAGAACTTAGAGATCATACTTGACAAATTCCTTGAGAACCCAGACAAGGTTATAGTGCTTAGGGGAAATCATGAGAGTCCTCTAACTAACGACTACTATGGATTCAAAGAAGAGGTTGAAGAGAAACTTGACGAACAGAGCTACAACAGTTTCGTTGACATGTTTGCAGTTATGCCCTACGCAGCTGTGATAAACGATTATCTATGCGTTCATGGAGGTATAGCTAGGGAGCTCAAGAGTTTACAGCAGATAGAGGAACTTCCTAAACCTGACGTCATGCCAGAGAACGAAATAGCGTTTGAATTACTCTGGAACGATCCTAGGGAGGAGCTTGAAGGTTTTGTACCAAATATAAGAGGCGAGGGCACGTACTTTTACGGTAACGACGTAACTCTGGACTTCCTAAAGAATAATTCCCTAAAAGGGATCATAAGGGGGCATGAGGTGGCCGACGGATTTAGATTGGAAATGAATGAAAGGATTATTACGGTGTTCTCAAGTAGATACCACAAGATGAGAGCTGGAATCTTAATTCAAGAGAACGGCGAGTTCAAACAAGTCTTTCTAGATGAAAAGTTTCTATTTGACGGTGAAAGGTCTTGA
- a CDS encoding VWA domain-containing protein, giving the protein MTLSMKVEYSHKYSFTSEIKMVFKILLVPERTSTATGFHYIVLLDTSGSMEGLKIESAKKGAIELLKRIPQGNKVSFITFSSRVNVVREFVDPEDLTNEIVNLNAGGQTALFTALLTAFNLHNKHGVPSYVILLTDGNPTDDTNIETYRRLQIPSSVQAVSFGLGDDYNESILKSLADKSGGVFYHVSDAMEIPERLPKAAKTKIAAKNVTVDIVAESNVRLLNYSGPPVKINAVEGVIKILGEAVIPPNYNGNFMTVKVNYQEPTDERNQALLSVINISSAQNQAMFVNGVNKDVLLEYEYFNNLQKVSTEVEAGNLVEATRTLKRMEEIAGQTRKIELMETTRRLSDSLETTKRSSNASEQTRKLSKEVSSEVTRKLRGES; this is encoded by the coding sequence TTGACTTTATCCATGAAAGTGGAATATAGCCATAAGTATTCCTTCACCAGCGAGATAAAAATGGTCTTCAAAATATTGTTGGTGCCAGAGAGAACTTCCACAGCTACTGGTTTCCATTACATCGTGTTGCTAGACACTAGCGGTTCAATGGAAGGGCTGAAAATAGAGAGCGCCAAGAAAGGGGCGATCGAGCTATTAAAGAGAATACCTCAAGGAAACAAGGTGTCATTTATAACTTTTTCAAGCAGGGTAAACGTTGTGAGGGAATTCGTAGACCCAGAGGATCTTACTAATGAGATAGTTAACCTAAATGCGGGAGGACAAACAGCGCTCTTCACCGCTCTTCTTACGGCTTTCAATCTTCATAACAAGCACGGTGTTCCGAGCTACGTTATTCTCCTTACTGACGGTAACCCCACGGATGACACCAACATAGAAACTTATAGGAGACTTCAAATCCCTTCTAGCGTACAAGCTGTGTCCTTTGGCTTGGGAGATGACTACAACGAGAGTATCTTGAAGTCTTTAGCGGATAAGTCTGGAGGCGTGTTCTATCATGTTAGCGATGCGATGGAAATACCCGAGAGACTTCCTAAGGCCGCTAAGACTAAGATAGCTGCTAAAAACGTAACCGTTGATATAGTAGCAGAGTCAAACGTGAGGTTGTTAAACTATTCTGGACCTCCAGTGAAGATCAATGCGGTTGAAGGAGTGATCAAGATATTAGGCGAGGCCGTTATACCTCCAAACTATAACGGCAATTTCATGACGGTGAAAGTTAATTACCAAGAACCTACCGATGAGAGGAACCAGGCGTTGTTGAGTGTAATAAACATCTCCTCAGCTCAAAATCAGGCTATGTTCGTGAACGGGGTTAATAAGGACGTGCTTTTAGAATACGAGTACTTCAATAACCTGCAAAAGGTATCTACTGAGGTTGAAGCGGGCAACCTGGTCGAAGCTACTAGAACGTTGAAGAGAATGGAGGAGATTGCAGGTCAAACTAGGAAGATTGAACTAATGGAAACAACTAGGAGACTTTCTGACAGTTTAGAAACCACAAAAAGATCTTCAAACGCCTCAGAGCAAACTAGGAAACTATCTAAGGAGGTTTCAAGCGAAGTAACGAGAAAGTTAAGAGGAGAGAGTTAG
- a CDS encoding DEAD/DEAH box helicase: MFDQLSDQLKRALEEIDYQRPTKVQELTIPVLMSGKSVIVQAKTGSGKTASYLIPVLEREEDTLILTPTRELADQVAYEAKRLGKYKRMSIGVIIGGVGYEKQERESNSDIIVGTPGRILDLWGKGVLDLARFKVAVVDEVDRMLDMGFIEDVRMILSKTDADLFGFFSATVPSEVKKLAEGFARDASFLKVDEYKPVEIEHEFYPVRDNWNEKVYNVLKDAKSKTIVFTNTKSRAEALYDRVSDRLTVSLLHGDMSQGARRRNLMNFRKGYSDVLISTDLAARGIDVIDVEQVINFDLPRDLDTYIHRVGRTGRLGRTGRAISYYTRREEEMVSRIKNLLKSPLINE, encoded by the coding sequence ATGTTTGATCAACTAAGCGATCAACTGAAGAGGGCACTGGAGGAAATTGATTACCAGCGTCCAACTAAAGTACAGGAACTAACGATTCCGGTCTTAATGAGCGGTAAGAGCGTTATAGTACAGGCAAAGACAGGTTCTGGAAAAACGGCCTCTTACCTAATTCCTGTCTTAGAAAGAGAGGAAGACACCCTTATCTTGACCCCGACAAGGGAGTTGGCGGATCAAGTCGCTTATGAAGCTAAGAGATTAGGGAAGTACAAGAGGATGTCAATAGGCGTGATTATTGGAGGGGTAGGGTACGAGAAGCAAGAAAGGGAGTCTAATAGCGATATCATAGTTGGAACTCCTGGAAGGATATTGGACCTTTGGGGTAAAGGCGTTCTAGACCTAGCAAGGTTTAAGGTAGCCGTGGTGGACGAGGTAGATAGGATGCTAGACATGGGTTTCATCGAAGACGTCAGGATGATACTTTCGAAGACTGACGCGGATCTGTTCGGCTTCTTCTCTGCCACTGTTCCGTCTGAGGTAAAGAAGTTGGCGGAGGGGTTTGCCAGAGACGCAAGCTTCCTTAAAGTAGATGAGTATAAACCTGTGGAGATAGAGCACGAGTTTTACCCTGTTCGTGATAACTGGAACGAGAAAGTTTACAACGTGCTCAAAGACGCTAAATCCAAAACAATCGTATTTACAAACACCAAAAGTAGAGCAGAGGCGTTGTACGACAGAGTTTCAGATAGGTTAACTGTATCCCTTCTTCACGGCGATATGTCTCAGGGCGCTAGAAGAAGGAACCTTATGAACTTTAGGAAGGGCTACAGCGACGTACTGATTTCAACAGATCTAGCGGCTAGGGGAATAGACGTAATTGATGTGGAACAGGTTATAAACTTCGATTTACCCAGAGATTTAGACACCTATATACATAGGGTTGGAAGGACGGGTAGGTTGGGACGGACCGGTAGAGCAATTTCATATTATACCAGAAGGGAGGAAGAGATGGTCTCTAGGATTAAGAACCTGCTGAAATCCCCATTGATTAATGAGTAA
- a CDS encoding sodium:solute symporter family protein — MALGNIDYITLGVFIALFAIFTILGFWASRWRRGDLSKIDEWGLGGRRLGWLLVWFLMGADLFTAYTFIAVPSGVLASGSLYFFAVPYVAWGFGVALLTMPRLWTVSRNKGYVTASDFVKERFNNRTLAIAVALTGVVAELPYIALQIVGMQAVLAAMLAGLTGVVSKTVSDIALLIAFIILASFTFTSGLRGAAVTGVFKDILIWITVIAVIVIVPLSYGGFATAFHNAALNSANVNHALNNAKGSILYSYLSPKLIPAYFSLSLGSALALYLYPHAINGSLSSEDKGKLKLGTSLLPLYGIGLALLALFGVLIYAVPNALKAVISLGAGTFVVPSLIAYTMPDWFVGLAFLAIFIGGLVPAAIMAIGVANLLVRNVIKEFRTLQPKTEATLAKITSTVFKFVALGFVFVVPATYAIQLQLLGGILITQTLPSVFLGLYTKRLNGWATFAGWASGIALSLALVYEANAKFGVIKTSLYSTPLGPIYISLIALAVNVVIAVVGSIIAYGIGWRPSEKIKEDEIVKEM, encoded by the coding sequence ATGGCATTGGGAAATATAGATTACATAACGCTTGGTGTGTTTATTGCACTTTTCGCTATTTTCACTATACTAGGTTTTTGGGCTTCTAGGTGGAGGAGAGGGGACCTCTCAAAGATAGATGAGTGGGGATTGGGAGGCCGAAGATTGGGTTGGCTATTGGTATGGTTTTTAATGGGGGCCGACCTGTTTACGGCTTATACGTTTATAGCTGTTCCATCAGGAGTTCTAGCGTCAGGATCTCTTTACTTCTTTGCAGTTCCTTACGTGGCCTGGGGATTTGGTGTGGCTCTGCTTACTATGCCCAGATTATGGACTGTATCACGCAATAAAGGATACGTAACCGCCTCAGATTTCGTGAAGGAAAGGTTTAACAATAGGACGCTGGCCATTGCTGTAGCCCTAACGGGAGTTGTTGCCGAGTTACCATATATAGCACTGCAGATTGTTGGGATGCAAGCGGTTCTTGCAGCTATGTTAGCAGGACTGACAGGCGTAGTTTCTAAGACTGTATCGGATATCGCTCTCTTAATAGCTTTCATAATATTGGCATCTTTCACGTTTACTAGTGGCCTAAGAGGAGCAGCCGTCACTGGAGTCTTCAAGGACATCTTAATCTGGATCACAGTGATCGCCGTTATAGTGATCGTTCCATTAAGCTATGGCGGATTCGCGACGGCCTTTCACAACGCAGCCCTCAACTCGGCTAATGTGAACCACGCTTTAAACAACGCCAAAGGCTCTATACTGTACAGTTATCTCTCACCCAAACTAATTCCAGCTTACTTCTCACTCTCATTAGGTTCTGCCTTAGCTCTGTATCTATATCCTCACGCTATAAACGGATCTTTAAGTTCAGAAGATAAGGGGAAGCTGAAGTTAGGGACTTCGCTTCTTCCGTTATACGGCATAGGATTGGCACTATTAGCCTTATTTGGAGTCTTAATTTATGCTGTGCCTAACGCCCTTAAAGCTGTGATCAGTCTAGGGGCTGGGACATTTGTAGTTCCCTCGTTGATAGCCTACACCATGCCTGATTGGTTCGTGGGCCTAGCCTTCCTCGCCATATTTATTGGAGGTTTAGTCCCAGCAGCGATAATGGCTATAGGGGTAGCGAATCTTCTTGTTAGAAACGTAATTAAGGAGTTCAGAACTCTTCAGCCTAAGACTGAGGCGACGTTAGCTAAAATAACGTCAACAGTGTTCAAGTTCGTCGCGTTAGGCTTCGTATTCGTTGTTCCGGCAACTTACGCGATTCAACTTCAACTGTTAGGAGGTATATTAATAACTCAAACCCTTCCCTCCGTATTCTTAGGTCTTTACACTAAGAGGTTGAACGGTTGGGCAACTTTTGCCGGATGGGCATCTGGGATAGCTTTAAGTCTAGCCTTGGTGTACGAAGCCAACGCGAAATTCGGGGTTATAAAAACTAGCTTGTACTCAACTCCATTAGGTCCCATCTACATCTCGTTGATAGCTCTTGCAGTTAACGTTGTGATCGCTGTAGTAGGTTCGATAATAGCTTACGGGATCGGTTGGAGGCCATCTGAAAAGATAAAGGAGGACGAAATAGTTAAGGAGATGTGA
- a CDS encoding winged helix DNA-binding protein, giving the protein MRDELLLFLLSHGETKLSRLCKELNSEKDELLSLLRPMELEGLIKKESKGIFRKDIYYSLTEKGLFEARKIKDST; this is encoded by the coding sequence ATGAGAGATGAACTGCTTTTATTTTTGCTCTCTCATGGAGAAACCAAATTATCAAGATTATGTAAAGAATTAAATAGTGAGAAGGACGAACTCCTCTCGCTGTTGAGGCCTATGGAACTAGAAGGTTTGATTAAGAAGGAAAGTAAGGGCATATTTAGGAAAGATATTTACTATAGCTTAACGGAAAAAGGTCTTTTTGAAGCAAGAAAAATAAAAGATTCTACTTAG
- the tpiA gene encoding triose-phosphate isomerase, whose translation MRVPIILINFKAYETSYGRKAVQLAKMIEKVSIDTSTEIIIAVPSTMITRISEQVSIPVYAQHVDGLPEGPHTGAITPELIKDAGARGSLLNHSERRVRLDEMDDALRRMKKLGLESVICVDRYELVVPIGMLKPTAVLIEPPELIGSGVSVSKARPEVITNAVQEIRKVDNVYLIAGAGITLGEDVYVAIKLGSDGVGVASAVMKAKDPQKVVEDFVRNAQRALDER comes from the coding sequence ATGAGAGTTCCAATAATCCTCATAAACTTCAAGGCCTATGAAACTTCCTATGGAAGGAAAGCCGTTCAGTTAGCTAAAATGATTGAAAAGGTATCTATTGATACCTCAACTGAAATCATAATAGCTGTTCCCTCTACCATGATAACTAGAATCAGTGAGCAGGTTAGCATTCCGGTTTACGCTCAGCACGTGGACGGTCTTCCTGAAGGACCTCACACGGGGGCAATCACTCCTGAGCTTATTAAGGACGCTGGGGCGAGAGGCAGCTTGCTTAATCACAGTGAGAGAAGAGTCAGATTAGATGAGATGGATGACGCTTTAAGGAGAATGAAGAAACTGGGACTAGAGTCTGTGATATGTGTGGACAGATACGAGCTGGTAGTGCCGATTGGAATGCTCAAACCTACAGCAGTTTTAATTGAACCTCCTGAGCTGATAGGGAGTGGAGTATCTGTCTCTAAGGCAAGGCCCGAAGTCATCACGAACGCAGTTCAGGAGATAAGGAAGGTAGATAACGTATACCTCATTGCTGGAGCCGGGATAACTTTGGGTGAGGACGTATACGTTGCAATAAAGCTTGGGTCCGACGGTGTAGGCGTAGCCAGTGCGGTGATGAAGGCTAAGGATCCACAGAAAGTAGTAGAAGATTTCGTGAGAAACGCTCAGAGAGCCTTGGATGAAAGGTAA
- a CDS encoding winged helix-turn-helix domain-containing protein yields MKFNFKIWIEDEEGKPVIGKGGVALVKAIIDSGSIAKASEEMNVSYKFAWQYVRRINSEIGGIEMRKGGKNAGGTNINPRVLKAIRVFEQAQEEIKRVLDKYSKLLEEEMNEKT; encoded by the coding sequence ATGAAATTTAATTTTAAGATCTGGATAGAGGATGAAGAAGGTAAACCTGTAATAGGAAAGGGAGGTGTGGCCTTAGTCAAAGCTATAATAGACTCTGGTTCGATCGCTAAGGCTTCAGAAGAGATGAACGTTTCATATAAGTTCGCTTGGCAATACGTCAGGAGGATAAATAGTGAGATAGGAGGAATAGAGATGAGAAAGGGAGGCAAAAACGCTGGTGGAACCAACATAAATCCTAGAGTTTTAAAAGCGATAAGAGTTTTTGAGCAAGCTCAGGAAGAAATCAAAAGAGTTCTTGATAAGTATTCCAAGCTTCTAGAGGAAGAGATGAATGAAAAAACTTGA
- a CDS encoding 5-(carboxyamino)imidazole ribonucleotide synthase, whose product MKSSHLRYPRLCILGGGQLGWMMILDGSKLPISFSVYADKEDPACRIASCFKENYKKEIEECDVVTFEFEHVDDEPLMLANELDKLKPGLDVIKLKRARHLEKEYLRREGFPTPRFVTVEGGNEALRTLRDEFNGVGVIKRSEGGYDGRGQFFIKGDLSSYNFLKEEKGYFVVEEYVNYDYEASIIAVRSEREFKTYQPTFNYNEKGILVYNYGPFGNEEMIKVAEDLTQKLGYVGTMGIEFFVKEGKVLINEFSPRVHNTGHYTLDAAEVSQFEQHVRAVLNLDLGPTKVLVYAGTVNLLGISEPPLNLVKLGNLYWYGKREAKKRRKMGHINVIGDDLNEVREKIDNVMQILYPNGPDL is encoded by the coding sequence ATGAAGTCCTCTCATCTACGTTATCCTAGACTATGCATTCTCGGTGGAGGCCAACTGGGTTGGATGATGATTTTAGATGGAAGTAAGTTGCCAATATCGTTTAGCGTTTATGCAGATAAGGAAGACCCGGCCTGTAGGATAGCATCCTGTTTTAAGGAAAATTACAAAAAAGAAATAGAAGAGTGTGACGTAGTAACCTTTGAGTTTGAACACGTTGATGACGAACCGTTAATGCTTGCCAACGAACTAGACAAACTCAAGCCTGGACTTGACGTGATTAAACTGAAAAGAGCTAGGCATCTGGAGAAGGAATACTTGAGAAGAGAAGGGTTTCCCACACCTAGATTTGTAACTGTAGAAGGTGGGAATGAGGCCCTTAGAACATTAAGGGACGAGTTTAACGGAGTTGGAGTGATAAAGAGATCAGAAGGAGGTTATGACGGAAGAGGACAATTCTTCATAAAAGGTGATTTGTCAAGCTATAACTTCCTTAAAGAGGAGAAAGGATACTTTGTCGTAGAGGAGTATGTCAACTATGATTATGAGGCTTCGATAATCGCCGTGAGGAGCGAAAGGGAGTTCAAGACCTATCAACCCACTTTTAACTATAACGAGAAGGGGATCTTAGTTTACAACTACGGTCCTTTCGGTAACGAGGAAATGATAAAGGTAGCCGAAGATCTTACCCAGAAGCTTGGGTACGTAGGCACTATGGGGATAGAGTTCTTCGTTAAGGAGGGAAAGGTCTTAATCAACGAGTTTTCCCCAAGAGTTCATAATACAGGTCACTACACCCTGGATGCGGCTGAGGTATCTCAATTTGAGCAACACGTTCGAGCCGTCCTTAACCTTGATCTAGGTCCCACTAAAGTCCTGGTTTATGCTGGTACGGTGAACTTGTTAGGGATTAGTGAGCCTCCTTTAAACTTAGTTAAACTTGGTAATTTGTACTGGTATGGGAAGAGAGAAGCTAAGAAGAGGAGGAAAATGGGACACATAAACGTAATTGGAGACGACCTGAATGAAGTTAGGGAAAAAATTGATAATGTTATGCAAATATTATATCCTAATGGGCCTGATCTATGA
- the purE gene encoding 5-(carboxyamino)imidazole ribonucleotide mutase, with the protein MPLVGIIMGSKNDWETMKEAADILERFNVPYEAKVVSAHRTPEYMVEYAKKAHERGIEVIIAGAGGAAHLPGMIASLTHLPVIGVPVASRNLNGLDSLLSIVQMPYGVPVATVAIGGAKNAGLLAVRILSLKHVDLVEKLRKFMEDMKNEVLSSTLS; encoded by the coding sequence ATGCCCCTCGTAGGAATTATAATGGGAAGTAAGAACGATTGGGAAACTATGAAAGAGGCCGCAGATATATTAGAGAGGTTTAACGTTCCCTATGAAGCGAAGGTGGTATCTGCCCATAGAACCCCAGAGTACATGGTGGAATACGCTAAGAAAGCTCACGAAAGGGGAATTGAGGTGATAATAGCTGGAGCTGGTGGAGCTGCACATCTGCCCGGTATGATAGCTTCGCTCACTCATTTACCCGTAATTGGAGTTCCCGTAGCTTCAAGAAACCTTAACGGACTGGACTCGCTACTCTCAATAGTCCAAATGCCTTATGGAGTTCCCGTAGCCACAGTTGCTATCGGCGGAGCCAAAAACGCTGGACTGTTAGCAGTTAGAATCTTAAGTTTGAAACATGTAGACCTCGTCGAGAAGTTGAGGAAGTTTATGGAGGATATGAAAAATGAAGTCCTCTCATCTACGTTATCCTAG
- a CDS encoding APC family permease, which translates to MSEKPRITAVEAFFLSFGGQSPFISLIAFGTIMISYVGRYAGFSMLMTTLLVMINASVVYSLSRRFKKGSGYYTYALHSLTDNLGITTGWIYILYSLSYGGTLMIGGVYLLNLLTGFNSFYLTLIISILAAALVIGGIKISAKYAVVVGVLEILLIVGLSLYFLYRSAFTFYNPVPSHVPVNLAEAILFGIGIPSGYSTVVSYPEEIENAAKNISRTSILVPLLGGGLSSLFFYSLGEMKISGSLVGLILSDFGIIGAIVVSMVAVSDAMLGGIAYILASSRTVYNMSKNGHLVKFLSVEFKGQPKIAEIAVSLVAISVLAFLSSRFSPFVVLELIGGISGMSNLYIHMAAGVSLARIGRKKIVKHIHEMVFSIGSLIFSSWILLISMIQLEKYVVYFFLGWIILGFLIAESLEMMGEDE; encoded by the coding sequence ATGAGTGAGAAACCTAGGATAACAGCCGTTGAAGCGTTCTTCCTATCGTTCGGAGGCCAATCTCCTTTCATATCGCTAATAGCTTTCGGTACAATAATGATATCTTATGTTGGAAGATATGCCGGTTTTTCTATGCTGATGACGACTTTACTTGTTATGATCAACGCCTCAGTAGTTTATTCTCTATCAAGAAGGTTCAAGAAAGGAAGCGGCTATTACACTTACGCTTTGCACTCCCTTACAGATAATCTGGGAATAACTACAGGATGGATCTATATTCTCTATTCCTTGAGTTACGGAGGAACGTTAATGATAGGAGGAGTGTACCTTTTAAACTTGTTGACAGGTTTTAATTCCTTTTATTTAACTTTGATAATATCTATTTTAGCCGCGGCTCTTGTAATAGGAGGAATAAAAATATCAGCAAAGTACGCAGTTGTGGTTGGTGTTCTCGAGATATTATTGATAGTTGGATTGTCCCTCTACTTTCTATATAGGTCAGCCTTCACTTTTTATAATCCGGTTCCATCTCACGTTCCTGTAAATTTAGCTGAGGCTATACTCTTTGGAATCGGAATCCCCTCCGGATACTCTACCGTCGTTAGCTATCCAGAGGAGATCGAAAACGCTGCCAAGAACATAAGTAGGACCTCCATATTAGTACCCTTACTAGGGGGAGGGCTCTCCTCTCTTTTCTTTTACTCTCTGGGTGAAATGAAGATATCAGGAAGTTTGGTTGGTCTAATTCTTTCAGACTTTGGAATTATAGGGGCGATCGTAGTTTCGATGGTAGCTGTAAGCGACGCGATGTTAGGTGGTATAGCCTACATTCTGGCGTCGTCTAGGACTGTGTATAATATGTCCAAGAACGGTCACTTAGTTAAGTTCCTCTCAGTAGAGTTTAAAGGTCAGCCTAAGATAGCCGAGATAGCTGTCTCGTTAGTAGCTATATCGGTCCTGGCATTTCTAAGCTCTAGATTTTCTCCGTTCGTTGTACTAGAACTCATAGGTGGAATATCTGGAATGAGCAACCTCTACATTCATATGGCAGCTGGCGTCTCGTTAGCAAGGATAGGGAGGAAGAAGATAGTCAAACACATCCACGAAATGGTTTTCTCGATTGGCTCTTTGATCTTTTCTTCCTGGATTCTTTTAATCTCAATGATTCAGTTAGAGAAATACGTTGTGTACTTCTTCCTCGGATGGATAATTTTGGGGTTTCTTATAGCGGAGAGCTTAGAGATGATGGGCGAAGATGAGTGA
- a CDS encoding alpha/beta hydrolase-fold protein, translating into MEVFSLEIESSYLRDNPWKDPYRRKVVVLKAGEVDQAPGLLYLSGYFSTSLAQLNVDPISENMKERIERLVRNGSIRGVYLILPDTFTIFGGNQYLDSKIAGLYESFIMRELIPEMRDRFQISDFAVMGKSSGGYGALQLGSKYDFKGLAVHSPDVYFEYAYLPLFPKVIQTLRRVGNPRQYVEFYWSQQDRKKRDLMDALMIVGLSAFYSPGEDLMLPFDLETGKIDDEVWNHWLSLDPVRFLPERKDKLRGKHIYIDVGTKDEFHLQYGTRMVHKMLSSWHIQHLYEEFQGGHMNTSFRYDISLAYIINSINRNGQI; encoded by the coding sequence ATGGAAGTCTTTTCCTTAGAGATTGAAAGCAGTTATCTGAGGGATAATCCTTGGAAAGATCCTTACAGAAGGAAAGTAGTCGTCTTAAAGGCAGGGGAGGTTGACCAGGCGCCAGGCCTACTTTATCTAAGCGGTTACTTTTCGACATCTCTAGCTCAACTAAATGTAGACCCGATTTCGGAAAACATGAAGGAGAGAATAGAGAGGCTAGTGAGGAATGGAAGTATAAGGGGGGTCTATCTAATACTTCCAGATACGTTCACAATATTTGGAGGTAATCAGTATCTGGACTCCAAGATAGCTGGTCTTTACGAATCCTTCATCATGAGGGAGTTGATACCTGAGATGAGGGACAGATTTCAGATTTCAGACTTCGCCGTAATGGGCAAATCGTCTGGAGGTTACGGCGCTTTGCAGTTGGGCAGCAAATACGACTTTAAGGGTCTTGCAGTTCATTCTCCAGACGTCTATTTTGAATATGCGTATCTTCCTCTTTTCCCTAAGGTTATCCAAACGCTCAGGAGAGTGGGTAACCCCAGACAATACGTTGAGTTCTATTGGTCTCAACAAGATAGAAAAAAGAGGGATCTGATGGACGCCCTTATGATAGTTGGCCTATCTGCCTTTTACTCTCCTGGGGAGGACTTAATGTTACCTTTCGACCTAGAGACAGGGAAAATAGATGATGAGGTTTGGAATCATTGGCTCTCTTTAGATCCGGTGAGATTCCTCCCTGAAAGGAAGGACAAATTGAGGGGGAAACACATTTACATCGACGTTGGCACTAAGGACGAGTTTCATTTGCAGTATGGGACTAGAATGGTTCACAAAATGTTGAGTTCCTGGCATATCCAGCATCTCTATGAGGAGTTTCAGGGAGGCCATATGAACACGTCCTTTCGTTATGATATATCTCTAGCGTACATTATAAATTCAATAAATAGAAACGGTCAAATCTAA
- a CDS encoding class I SAM-dependent methyltransferase, with protein sequence MDHIKMLLDPKRKEFENPEVFIPSLLSGNEVVADIGCGPGFYCTVLELYSSKLYCVDVNDEALKLAKANSRKSSTTFLREPSDQTSIPANSVDVIVFANSFHDMNRESTYRETLRILKPSGRVIIVDWKRDAPFGPPLRLRMDPEHYLEIFKDFTLEKTFSPGPYHFGLVLRRK encoded by the coding sequence ATGGATCACATTAAGATGCTTCTAGACCCTAAGAGGAAGGAGTTTGAGAACCCTGAGGTTTTCATCCCTTCCCTGTTGAGCGGGAACGAAGTGGTCGCTGATATTGGCTGTGGTCCTGGGTTTTACTGTACCGTACTAGAGCTGTACTCGAGTAAGCTATATTGCGTTGATGTAAATGACGAGGCGTTAAAATTGGCTAAGGCTAACTCTAGGAAAAGCTCAACTACGTTCTTAAGGGAGCCGTCCGATCAAACGTCAATTCCAGCTAATAGCGTTGACGTGATCGTGTTCGCTAACTCCTTTCACGATATGAACAGGGAGAGCACATACAGAGAGACGCTCAGGATCCTGAAACCGTCCGGTAGAGTGATCATAGTGGACTGGAAGAGGGATGCGCCGTTTGGACCTCCTTTGAGACTTAGGATGGATCCTGAACATTACCTAGAGATCTTCAAAGATTTCACGCTTGAAAAAACCTTCTCTCCAGGACCATACCACTTCGGTTTAGTGCTAAGAAGAAAGTGA